From the genome of Papaver somniferum cultivar HN1 chromosome 2, ASM357369v1, whole genome shotgun sequence, one region includes:
- the LOC113352475 gene encoding uncharacterized protein LOC113352475, whose protein sequence is MNRVPNNYITFSALEGIAKPAGQLILFKDPYGRDYYEKNVETMVGVEVTKTLPLAQIVCCTPKRREILASKRALSTSQLVNPSFNSPGFNLNGKKPSTSKPPANPFAALSQMEEDVIISYDKNVHTKKPETHQYVAKIKLSEATIQVSDPSPQGSSENHHRVIAVKDAKGRRLVRDAGTKVVEAAASLPANRLEIGASQGLGPPHTRQNLKKLINSHEPNILFLCETKQFHDFVGKTMHTSMYYNFIFQDPIGKAGGLVLAWDNSVKVQVLYKDDNQINCKVWDNKTNFDWMLTCMCGSPYKDHRKIDSWKVVNQMGTSMVLPWLVLGDLNGLNDIVFMGFPFTWSNHQEGENLIEEILDRGMANGSWLTLFPNDSLGHLNHGGLLDTSIPFQDGRRPFKFFGIFQEEQSCRDIIASSWGTNFHGSKSFVLVNRLAIVKREVSRWNRLDFGNIKNNINIMNKKLDQIMSNPRVRLNDQNLLDTKAEIQKLHDYEEELWKIKGRKNTILLGDKNTHYFHQNGVIRQRRNRITCLYDQNNTWVEDRDTIAHCLNNYFETLLTTTRPVINHDIVNLVPTSISDSENLSLRESPTEAEIHDALFGMLPNSSPGPDGFPSCFLQKNWGTVKKDVIETVQDFFNSSHMLTQLNKTHISLIPKVQHPNGPSDYIMPISLCNIVYKIISKVIANRIKPFLERLISPYQSAFVKQRLISDNVLISHEIIHAMRKKRKGLTAFMGLKIDMSKAFDRVEWDFLIAILRKMGFCEAWCSLIFQCISTTHSSILVNGVSCKPFKPTRGLRQGDPMSPYLFILYDCLIFTKASISNSRNLLAELYEYGKTSSQMINYFKSGIFFTPHVQGRLGRDIIDIMKVKKIRLNDRYLGGPLFTKNSKIQCFDNLAENMGNRLKGWKGESMSPPGREVMAKYVLESLPVYTMSTFILPKTTINRITGIIRDLWWGKFGTKKGMYSKGWRGLYKSKEKGGNAGLIETMPGLSGELGMNSVLPFAVLTGVGVCILAPSGEILGRRTRGIRSHGKEEGDCTAAQDALDWASQLNCKSFNLLGSNHCIMEVLKGSKRNTSWRTNASIDKLILCLKNFEIICCKTIKDDFMPDLLKLSSIRGKSQSPRLW, encoded by the exons ATGAATAGAGTTCCAAACAATTATATCACCTTCAGTGCTTTGGAAGGAATCGCAAAACCTGCTGGTCAGTTAATATTATTCAAGGATCCTTATGGAAGAGATTATTATgaaaagaatgttgaaacaatggTGGGGGTGGAGGTCACAAAAACACTCCCTTTGGCTCAGATTGTTTG TTGCACTCCAAAAAGAAGGGAGATTCTAGCATCCAAGAGAGCTCTGTCAACAtctcaattggtaaatccatctTTCAACTCTCCTGGTTTCAATCTCAATGGTAAAAAACCTTCTACAAGTAAGCCCCCAGCAAACCCATTTGCTGCTCTAAGTCAGATGGAGGAGGATGTGATTATTAGCTATGACAAGAATGTGCATACCAAGAAACCTGAAACCCATCAGTATGTTGCCAAAATTAAGCTCTCGGAGGCTACGATCCAGGTCTCAGATCCTTCCCCTCAAGGGTCTTCTGAGAACCATCATCGTGTCATA GCGGTCAAGGATGCAAAGGGGAGGAGACTTGTAAGAGATGCTGGAACTAAAGTGGTTGAAGCTGCTGCTTCTTTGCCTGCAAATCGTTTGGAGATTGGTGCTAGCCAG GGTCTAGGTCCCCCTCATACTAGACAGAACTTGAAAAAACTCATAAACTCACATGAACCGAACATCTTATTTCTCTGTGAAACAAAACAATTCCATGATTTTGTAGGAAAAACCATGCATACCTCCATGTACTATAATTTTATTTTCCAAGACCCTATTGGTAAAGCTGGTGGTCTTGTGCTTGCTTGGGATAACAGTGTTAAAGTTCAGGTGCTTTATAAAGATGATAACCAAATAAACTGTAAAGTTTGGGATAACAAAACCAATTTTGACTGGATGCTTACTTGTATGTGTGGTAGTCCGTACAAAGACCATAGGAAAATTGACTCTTGGAAAGTTGTTAACCAGATGGGGACCTCTATGGTCTTGCCTTGGCTTGTTTTAGGAGACCTAAATG GTTTGAATGATATTGTCTTCATGGGATTTCCTTTTACTTGGTCTAACCACCAAGAAGGAGAAAATCTCATTGAAGAAATACTTGATAGGGGTATGGCCAATGGCTCTTGGCTTACCCTTTTCCCCAATGATAGCCTTGGACACCTTAATCATGGAGGCTTGCTGGATACTAGTATTCCTTTCCAAGATGGTCGTAGGCCATTTaaattctttggtatttttcaggAGGAACAATCATGTAGGGATATTATAGCCTCCTCCTGGGGAACCAACTTCCATGGTTCAAAATCTTTTGTCCTTGTCAATAGACTTGCTATTGTTAAAAGAGAAGTTAGTCGATGGAATAGGCTAGACTTTggaaatattaaaaataatataaatattaTGAATAAGAAACTTGATCAAATTATGTCCAACCCCAGGGTTAGACTAAATGATCAAAATCTTCTAGACACAAAAGCTGAAATACAAAaacttcatgattatgaagaggaACTCTGGAAAATCAAAGGTAGGAAAAATACAATTCTGTTAGGAGATAAAAACACCCACTACTTTCACCAGAATGGTGTAATTAGGCAAAGAAGAAACAGAATAACATGCCTTTATGATCAAAATAACACTTGGGTTGAAGATAGAGATACGATAGCTcactgtttaaacaattattttgaAACTCTCCTAACTACGACTAGGCCTGTCATTAATCATGACATTGTTAACTTAGTTCCTACCTCTATATCAGATTCTGAGAATTTGAGTCTGAGGGAGTCCCCTACTGAAGCCGAAATCCATGATGCTCTCTTTGGGATGCTTCCCAACTCTAGCCCAGGGCCTGATGGATTTCCTTCCTGTTTTCTCCAGAAAAATTGGGGTACCGTTAAAAAGGATGTCATAGAAACTGTCCAAGATTTTTTTAACAGTAGTCATATGCTGACTCAACTGAATAAAACTCACATTTCTCTTATTCCTAAAGTCCAGCATCCCAATGGGCCTAGTGACTACATCATGCCTATAAGTTTGTGCAATATTGTTTACAAAATTATCTCGAAGGTCATTGCTAATAGAATTAAACCATTCCTTGAAAGATTGATTTCCCCCTATCAATCTGCCTTTGTCAAGCAAAGACTTATCTCAGACAACGTTCTTATTTCTCATGAGATAATTCATGCTATgagaaagaaaaggaaaggaTTGACTGCTTTTATGGGTCTAAAAATTGATATGTCAAAGGCCTTTGATAGGGTCGAATGGGATTTTCTGATTGCCATCCTTCGAAAAATGGGCTTCTGTGAAGCCTGGTGCTCTCTAATTTTTCAATGCATCAGTACTACCCACTCCTCCATCCTTGTGAACGGGGTTTCCTGTAAACCCTTTAAACCTACTAGAGGTCTTCGTCAAGGAGATCCTATGTCTCCTTATTTGTTTATCTTAT atgactgcctAATTTTTACAAAAGCTTCTATTTCTAATAGTAGGAATCTTCTAGCTGAGCTATACGAGTATGGAAAAACCTCTAGCCAAATGATTAACTACTTTAAATCTGGTATTTTCTTTACTCCTCATGTTCAGGGTAGGTTAGGGAGAGACATTATTGATATTATGAAGGTAAAAAAGATTAGATTGAATGATAGATATTTAGGTGGCCCTTTATTTACTAAAAATTCTAAAATCCAATGCTTTGATAATTTGGCTGAGAACATGGGGAATAGGCTTAAGGGATGGAAAGGTGAATCTATGTCACCTCCTGGCAGAGAAGTTATGGCCAAATATGTTCTAGAATCCCTGCCTGTTTACACTATGTCCActtttattcttcctaaaactaCCATAAACAGAATCACTGGAATTATTAGAGATTTATGGTGGGGGAAATTTGGTACTAAGAAAGGCATGTATAGTAAGGGTTGGAGAGGCTTATATAAAAGCAAGGAGAAAGGAGGGAATG CTGGTTTAATAGAAACAATGCCAGGACTCAGTGGGGAACTTGGGATGAACTCTGTGCTACCATTTGCTG TCTTAACAGGAGTTGGTGTGTGTATTCTAGCTCCTTCAGGTGAGATACTTGGCAGAAGAACAAGAGGAATCAGAAGTCATGGAAAAGAAGAAGGTGACTGCACAGCAGCTCAAGATGCTTTAGACTGGGCCTCTCAACTGAACTGCAAATCTTTCAATCTCCTAGGAAGCAATCACTGCATCATGGAAGTTCTGAAGGGAAGCAAAAGAAACACCAGCTGGAGAACAAATGCCAGCATAGATAAACTTATTTTGTGTCTCAAAAACTTTGAAATCATCTGTTGTAAAActattaaagatgactttatgCCAGACCTCCTAAAACTATCATCAATTAGAGGTAAATCTCAAAGTCCTCGATTGTGGTAG
- the LOC113349929 gene encoding transcription factor MYB14-like, whose translation MVRAPCCEKMGLKRGPWTVEEDQILITYISRHGHGNWRALPKQAGLLRCGKSCRLRWTNYLRPDIKRGNFSSQEEETIIMLHKMLGNRWSAIAARLPGRTDNEIKNVWHTHLKKRLCKQNQTNPAAEHYAMDISKPTGESNSSKLEDQNYVHLSPQHSSSEFSSSTEFSDANADNHINGNTNMDENIWSQAFSVENFKTNEDYPAITTDPYFQVPSPMLSTTTYESSVQYTDFWYKLLMEAGELM comes from the exons ATGGTTAGAGCTCCATGCTGTGAGAAAATGGGACTGAAAAGGGGACCATGGACAGTTGAAGAGGACCAGATTTTGATCACTTACATAAGTCGTCACGGTCATGGAAATTGGCGGGCGCTTCCAAAACAAGCCG GTTTACTCAGATGTGGGAAGAGTTGCAGACTTAGATGGACTAATTACTTGAGACCTGATATTAAACGAGGAAATTTTAGTAgccaagaagaagaaacaatcatCATGCTGCACAAGATGCTCGGTAATAG ATGGTCAGCAATTGCAGCGCGCCTACCTGGAAGAACAGACAATGAAATTAAAAATGTCTGGCACACCCATCTCAAGAAAAGACTGTGTAAACAGAATCAAACTAACCCTGCAGCCGAACATTATGCTATGGACATATCAAAACCCACGGGTGAATCGAATTCATCAAAGTTGGAAGATCAGAACTACGTTCATCTATCCCCACAACATTCATCTAGTGAATTCTCCTCAAGTACAGAATTTTCGGATGCAAATGCTGACAACCACATCAATGGGAACACaaacatggacgagaacatttgGTCACAAGCATTTTCCGTTGAAAATTTCAAGACAAATGAAGATTATCCGGCCATCACAACAGACCCATATTTTCAAGTTCCTTCACCTATGCTTTCTACTACAACTTATGAATCGAGCGTCCAATACACAGATTTCTGGTACAAGTTATTGATGGAGGCAGGGGAGTTGATGTAA